The Marinitoga sp. 1197 genome segment GGTAATAAGTATAGCTGCATCTATAAAAGAAGATCTGGAAAACAATTATTCTAATCAATTATTTGTACCCTTAAAAAAGTTGAGGGATTTTGATGAGTATTTATATTCACATTCATTGAACGTTATGATTATCAGTTCTTTGTTGGCTATAGAAAATGGTATAATTGGAGATGAATTGTTAAATGTTTCTATTTCAGCTCTTTTACATGATATTGGAAAAACACAGGTTCCTATTGAAATCATGAATGCTCCAAGAGCTTTAACTGAAAGTGAAATGAACACAATGAGAAATCATGTACTATTTGGTAAAAAATTAGCTATAGAAAATAATATAAAAGACCCTAACATTATAGGTGGAATATATGAGCATCATGAAAGAATCGACGGAAGAGGTTATCTTGAAGGAAAGAAAAAGGAACAAATAACAACATTTGGTAAAATCATATCAATTGCAGATGTTTATGATGCTTTAACTAGCACAAGGAGCTATAAAGGCCCATGGACTCCATATAAAACCATATCTTTTATTTTAACAAATGTAGAAAAACAGTTTGATGGAACCTTTGCACAAGGTCTCATTAATGCTTTTGGCATTTACCCATCTGGAACAAGGGTTCAGCTTAGTGATGGAAAATTTGGAACAGTAATTGCATCAAATAGAACTAATAAAATACGTCCATTAATAAAAATAGATCACGGAGATACTATTGATTTAAGTGAGGAAAAATCTTTAAGAATCACCAAAGTATTAGACTATATCTATATAGAGTGAGGGATTTTTATGAAATTCTTACCTTTGAATAAAATCAAATCAGGTATGATTGTTGCTATGAACATAAAGGATTTTAAGGGGAATGTGCTTTTTAAAAAAGGAACAATTTTAAATAAAGAAAAAATAAATATTATTAAAAATAACGGTATTTTTAGAATACCTGTTATTGAAAAAAAAGCAGAGATAAAATCAGTGAGCGATGCCGCTCATGCACATAGTTTTATAAGTAAAGAACTTCTTGATAAAAGTTTTGAAAAAGTTAAAGATATTTTTGAAGAAATTATGAATACTGGAAAGATTGATATTGCTAAAATAGAAGAAGTTGCAGTAAATTTAACTAAAGAAATGCAAAAGAATTTTTCAGATAAATTATACGTTCCCCTAAAAAAATTAAAAACATATGACGAATATTTATACTCCCATTCATTAAATGTAATGATTCTTGGTTCCTTAATTGGATTGGAAAATGGAATGTCTGATGAAGAATTAACTGAATTAGCTTTAAGTGGATTACTACATGATATTGGTAAAGTTAAAATTCCTTTAGAAATTTTAAATGCTCCTAGAAAACTATCTTCTGAAGAATTTGAATTAATTAAAAATCATGTGTTATATGCAAAAGATTTTTTAGAAAATTCCGGTATAACAGATAAAAGAATTATAAATGGAGCTTTGGAGCATCATGAAAGATACGATGGTAGTGGATATATATTCAAAAAGAAAGGAAAGGATATTTCCAATTATGGAAGAATATTAGCTGTTTCAGATGTTTATGATGCTTTAACTAGTAAAAGGTGTTATAAAAAACCATGGACTCCATATAAAACATTATCCTACATATTATCACATGTAAATAAACATTTTGATCCATCATTTACTCAAAATTTAGTAAATGCTCTAGGACTTTTCCCTCCAGGAATGAAAGTTATGCTTAATGACGGATCAGAAGGAATCATTATAGCAACAAACAGATCAAATAAAATGAAACCCATTATAAAAGTTAATGATGATATTATTGATCTTCTTGAAGAAAAAAATTTAAGAATTACCAAAATCATTAATTACGAATATATTGAAGATCAGACTACTTAGAAAACTCTTTTATTCCGATTTCTAGATAATTTTGATTGTCTTGAAATAAAACCTTTTTATTGTTTAATTTAATAATTACATTTTCATTAATTCTCGAAAATACAGATCTTAATTTTCGAGGGTTTATTTCTATTAAATATTTATATTTAAATTTTAAATCTATTTTCCACGTAATTGTGGTATTTTTATCTTCTGCTAAAATATAAGACTCTTTCCCAAATATTAAATATATTCTTGTATTTGAAGGCAAAGAAGTATATATCTTATTTAAGATTCTT includes the following:
- a CDS encoding HD-GYP domain-containing protein, with protein sequence MKIVPLNKAKFGMVLAMDIRDTTGKVILKKGTEVNEIVIYTLKKAGIFNIPVKKLDVLKELKKEAENHGVISKEKLDLNYKRVKEVFKTLEKSGDIDIDLVISIAASIKEDLENNYSNQLFVPLKKLRDFDEYLYSHSLNVMIISSLLAIENGIIGDELLNVSISALLHDIGKTQVPIEIMNAPRALTESEMNTMRNHVLFGKKLAIENNIKDPNIIGGIYEHHERIDGRGYLEGKKKEQITTFGKIISIADVYDALTSTRSYKGPWTPYKTISFILTNVEKQFDGTFAQGLINAFGIYPSGTRVQLSDGKFGTVIASNRTNKIRPLIKIDHGDTIDLSEEKSLRITKVLDYIYIE
- a CDS encoding HD-GYP domain-containing protein, with the protein product MKFLPLNKIKSGMIVAMNIKDFKGNVLFKKGTILNKEKINIIKNNGIFRIPVIEKKAEIKSVSDAAHAHSFISKELLDKSFEKVKDIFEEIMNTGKIDIAKIEEVAVNLTKEMQKNFSDKLYVPLKKLKTYDEYLYSHSLNVMILGSLIGLENGMSDEELTELALSGLLHDIGKVKIPLEILNAPRKLSSEEFELIKNHVLYAKDFLENSGITDKRIINGALEHHERYDGSGYIFKKKGKDISNYGRILAVSDVYDALTSKRCYKKPWTPYKTLSYILSHVNKHFDPSFTQNLVNALGLFPPGMKVMLNDGSEGIIIATNRSNKMKPIIKVNDDIIDLLEEKNLRITKIINYEYIEDQTT